Within the Kineosporia sp. NBRC 101731 genome, the region TGACGTCCCCAGCAGCACTCACGAAATGCAGGTTCAGCGATGAAGGCAGTACGTTTCCACGAGTTCGGCGGCCCCGAGGTTCTGCGTTACGAGGATGTCGAGCAGCCCACCCCCGGCGCCGGACAGGTGCGCATCCGGGTCGCCGCGACCTCGTTCAACGGTGTTGAGGCCAACATCCGCGCCGGCTACATGCAGGGCCCGATCCCCGTCGAGCTGCCGCACACCCCCGGCATCGACGTCTCCGGAACGGTGGACGCGCTCGGTGAGGGAGTGGACGACGTCGCGGTCGGCGACGCGGTCATCGGTTTCCTGCCGATGACCGGGACCGGGGCGGCCGCGGAGTACGTGATCGCACCGGCGGAGATCCTCACCGGAGCGCCCAAGAACATCCCGCTGGCCGACGCGGCGGCGCTGCCGCTGGTGGGCCTGACCGCCTGGCAGGCCCTGTTCGAGCACGGCCGGCTGAGCGCCGGTCAGCGGGTGCTGATCAACGGCGCCGGGGGAGCGGTGGGCGGATACGCCGTGCAACTGGCC harbors:
- a CDS encoding NADP-dependent oxidoreductase, with product MKAVRFHEFGGPEVLRYEDVEQPTPGAGQVRIRVAATSFNGVEANIRAGYMQGPIPVELPHTPGIDVSGTVDALGEGVDDVAVGDAVIGFLPMTGTGAAAEYVIAPAEILTGAPKNIPLADAAALPLVGLTAWQALFEHGRLSAGQRVLINGAGGAVGGYAVQLAKEARAHVIATASPRSAEQVKNAGADEVIDHTSTDVAAAVTETVDLVLNLAPVTPEQLAALVTLIRDGGTLVNTTVWMPAPSDEQRGVRGINLFVRSDADQLADLAARVSTGELHVEVAHRVALADLPALHAQAGAGELAGKTVVLAPTA